A portion of the Juglans microcarpa x Juglans regia isolate MS1-56 chromosome 1D, Jm3101_v1.0, whole genome shotgun sequence genome contains these proteins:
- the LOC121256593 gene encoding acidic endochitinase-like produces the protein MARKLQTPLALFCLLMVALFTGSKAGVISVYWGQNGNEGSLADTCATGNYGIVNIAFLVTFGNGQAPQMNLAGHCDPSTNGCTGLSNDIRACQNQGIKVMLSLGGGAGSYSLSSAEDARSVANYLWNNFLGGQSNSRPLGDAVLDGIDFDIEGGTTQHWDELARALSAFSQQKKVYLTAAPQCPFPDAWLKGALDTGLFDYVWVQFYNNPPCQYSGNADNLKSYWNQWNTIQVGQIFLGLPAAPEAAGSGYIPPDVLNSDVLPSIKSSSKYGGVMLWSRNYDKGYSAAIKNNV, from the exons ATGGCTCGAAAGTTGCAGACCCCATTAGCCTTGTTCTGCCTTTTAATGGTTGCCCTCTTCACAGGCTCAAAGGCAGGCGTGATCTCTGTGTACTGGGGCCAGAATGGAAATGAGGGCAGCTTGGCTGATACTTGCGCCACTGGGAATTATGGTATAGTGAACATAGCTTTCCTGGTAACATTTGGCAACGGCCAGGCCCCACAGATGAACCTTGCCGGCCATTGTGACCCAAGCACAAATGGGTGCACCGGCTTGAGCAACGACATCAGAGCTTGCCAAAACCAGGGCATCAAGGTGATGCTCTCTCTTGGAGGCGGTGCTGGTAGCTATTCCCTGTCCTCTGCTGAAGATGCCAG GAGTGTTGCAAACTACTTGTGGAACAACTTTCTTGGAGGTCAATCCAACTCCCGTCCATTGGGTGATGCAGTTCTAGATGGCATTGACTTCGATATCGAGGGAGGCACAACCCAACACTGGGACGAGCTTGCAAGGGCACTGTCTGCATTTAGTCAACAGAAAAAGGTCTACTTAACAGCAGCACCACAGTGTCCATTTCCAGATGCTTGGCTAAAAGGAGCACTAGACACTGGCCTGTTTGACTATGTCTGGGTCCAATTCTATAACAACCCACCCTGTCAATACTCTGGGAATGCAGACAACCTGAAGAGCTATTGGAATCAGTGGAACACTATTCAAGTAGGGCAGATATTTCTGGGGTTGCCTGCTGCTCCAGAGGCAGCTGGGAGTGGCTACATCCCTCCCGATGTGCTTAATAGTGATGTTTTGCCATCTATCAAGAGTTCTTCAAAATATGGAGGGGTTATGCTTTGGTCTAGGAATTATGATAAGGGCTATAGCGCAGCTATTAAAAACAATGTTTGA